In a genomic window of Paramicrobacterium chengjingii:
- a CDS encoding isoprenyl transferase, giving the protein MNTRTEPIGRGLLYNLYQKRLRRALTPQMMPHHVGMIIDGNRRWAKQLGYQTAAHGHRAGAAKMREFLTWCDDLGIEVVTLYLLSSDNLVHRASEEIDDLLEIIADLADDVSRFRDWRIKHVGNSSCLPEQLIRSLEAAEHRTQGKKGLHINLAVGYGGRTEIVDAMRQIVREHELEGRSLEELADMLTPDMIGEHLYTGGQPDPDLVIRTSGEQRLSDFMLWQSAHSEFYFVEALGPDLREVDFLRALRDYVGRTRRFGG; this is encoded by the coding sequence GTGAACACCAGAACGGAACCGATCGGGCGCGGGCTGCTGTACAACCTGTACCAGAAGCGCCTCCGTCGAGCCCTGACACCACAAATGATGCCTCACCACGTGGGCATGATCATCGATGGAAACAGGCGCTGGGCAAAGCAGCTGGGTTACCAGACTGCGGCTCACGGGCACCGTGCGGGAGCCGCGAAGATGCGGGAATTTCTCACCTGGTGTGATGATCTGGGCATTGAAGTCGTGACACTGTACCTTCTGTCGAGCGACAACCTCGTGCATCGTGCGAGTGAAGAGATCGATGATCTGCTCGAGATCATCGCCGACCTCGCAGACGACGTGTCGCGATTTCGTGATTGGCGTATCAAGCACGTGGGGAATTCCAGTTGCCTCCCCGAACAGCTCATTCGGTCGCTCGAGGCGGCCGAGCATCGCACACAAGGCAAGAAGGGCCTGCACATCAACCTTGCCGTCGGCTACGGCGGCCGCACAGAGATCGTTGACGCCATGCGTCAGATCGTTCGCGAGCACGAACTCGAGGGTCGCAGTCTCGAGGAGCTTGCCGACATGCTCACGCCCGACATGATCGGCGAGCATCTGTACACCGGGGGCCAGCCCGACCCCGACCTCGTCATCCGCACGTCCGGTGAGCAGCGGCTCTCGGATTTCATGCTCTGGCAGAGCGCTCACAGTGAGTTCTACTTCGTCGAGGCGCTCGGACCCGATCTGCGCGAGGTGGACTTTCTGCGCGCACTGCGCGATTACGTCGGCAGAACGCGACGATTCGGAGGCTGA
- a CDS encoding aminotransferase class V-fold PLP-dependent enzyme produces MTTIDQFRDTFLEEPGYLNYASIGPVSATVRDELRAEYDALTRMRFGAGERTRAHDDRLADAVSVMTGHSRANIIAQPNTSTGLLRVLFGLTGHILMSRDEFPSLPVAAVRAQSALDRLSITWIDGADGRVSPDVLIQALNADITAVAVTLVDARTGYRADLSAIRDVIGDRLLIVDAIQGAGVIDADYSAADVVVTGGQKWLRAGWGTGYLSFSDRALERLDPVISGYTGTAEYEPWGTVPDAARGSAAAFTVAGPDYIAEAALAAAIEEVTSVGIGRIEAAVLARADEVIEMLDAVELPIISSRERDEQSGIVVVRPVEGKLGSLGAALHNTGLTTTSRQGTVRFSIHAGTIDSTLRMLKQALLVYRSSADT; encoded by the coding sequence ATGACAACCATCGACCAGTTTCGCGACACCTTCCTTGAAGAGCCCGGGTATCTCAACTACGCCTCCATCGGACCGGTGTCGGCAACCGTTCGCGACGAGCTCCGAGCCGAGTACGACGCCCTGACCCGCATGCGGTTTGGTGCGGGGGAGCGCACGCGAGCGCACGACGACCGGTTGGCGGATGCGGTCAGCGTGATGACCGGCCATAGCCGCGCCAACATCATTGCTCAGCCCAATACAAGCACCGGTCTGCTGCGTGTGCTGTTTGGGCTGACGGGACACATTCTGATGTCACGCGATGAGTTCCCGAGTCTTCCCGTGGCGGCCGTCCGTGCTCAGAGCGCACTCGACCGGCTCTCGATCACATGGATCGACGGTGCCGATGGGCGCGTGAGTCCCGACGTGCTTATTCAGGCGCTGAACGCCGACATCACGGCGGTCGCCGTCACACTTGTCGACGCTCGCACAGGTTACAGAGCAGACCTCTCTGCGATCCGCGACGTGATCGGGGACCGTTTGCTGATCGTCGATGCGATTCAGGGGGCGGGCGTGATCGACGCCGACTACTCCGCAGCCGACGTTGTCGTCACGGGCGGCCAAAAGTGGCTGCGAGCCGGATGGGGAACCGGGTATCTCTCGTTCAGCGACCGGGCACTCGAGCGTCTTGACCCCGTGATCTCCGGCTATACAGGCACCGCAGAATACGAGCCATGGGGCACCGTTCCCGACGCGGCACGCGGAAGCGCGGCGGCGTTCACTGTTGCGGGCCCGGACTACATCGCCGAGGCGGCGCTCGCCGCCGCGATCGAAGAGGTGACCTCGGTGGGCATCGGTCGAATCGAGGCCGCCGTTCTTGCTCGGGCAGACGAAGTCATCGAGATGCTCGACGCTGTTGAACTTCCGATCATCTCGTCGCGAGAACGAGACGAGCAGTCAGGGATTGTCGTCGTGCGACCAGTTGAGGGAAAGCTCGGATCGCTTGGTGCTGCCCTGCACAACACCGGTCTGACAACGACGTCACGACAAGGGACTGTTCGCTTCAGCATCCATGCGGGAACCATCGACTCAACTCTTCGGATGCTGAAGCAGGCACTGCTCGTTTACCGGTCATCTGCCGATACCTGA
- a CDS encoding PhoH family protein yields the protein MTPSTERQSDTRTAEESPSIQALRTYVLDTSVLLSDPRAMFRFAEHSVVIPVVVVGELEKKRHDPEIGYFARQALRLLDDLRVKNGRLDFAVPVGDGGSLRVELNHSNMTVLPSGLQLGDNDSRILAVAQNLANDGLDVTVVSKDLPMRVKASSIGLAAEEYRAELAIDESWTGLAQVHVGADDMATLYDSEVLPGRHTDDLPVNTGLVIHSERGSALGRISTDGTARLINGDREVFGLRGRSAEQRIAIDLLLDSNVGIVSLGGRAGTGKSALALCAGLEAVLERQMHRKIMVFRPLYAVGGQELGYLPGDQGDKMNPWGQAVYDTLGSVVSQNVVDEVLERGLIEVLPLTHIRGRSLHDAFVIVDEAQSLERNVLLTVLSRIGQNSRVVLTHDVAQRDNLRVGRHDGVASVIETLKGQALFGHVTLTRSERSAIAALVTELLEGTDVA from the coding sequence ATGACACCGTCGACAGAAAGGCAATCAGACACCCGCACAGCTGAAGAATCGCCCTCGATTCAAGCGTTGCGTACCTACGTTCTCGACACCAGCGTTCTGCTGTCTGATCCGCGGGCGATGTTTCGCTTCGCGGAGCATTCAGTCGTGATCCCCGTTGTCGTTGTCGGCGAACTTGAGAAGAAGCGGCACGATCCCGAGATCGGCTATTTCGCTCGACAAGCGCTGCGACTTCTCGACGATCTTCGGGTGAAGAACGGTCGCCTCGATTTCGCGGTGCCTGTCGGCGACGGGGGAAGCCTCCGGGTAGAGCTCAATCACAGCAACATGACAGTTCTGCCCAGCGGATTGCAGCTGGGAGACAACGACTCGAGAATTCTCGCTGTCGCTCAGAACCTCGCGAACGACGGCCTCGATGTCACTGTCGTATCGAAAGACCTCCCGATGCGAGTGAAGGCGTCATCGATCGGACTCGCGGCTGAAGAGTACCGGGCCGAGCTCGCAATCGATGAAAGCTGGACGGGGCTTGCGCAAGTGCACGTCGGTGCCGATGACATGGCTACCCTGTACGACTCAGAGGTGCTGCCGGGGAGACACACAGACGACCTGCCAGTGAACACCGGACTCGTCATCCACTCCGAGCGCGGGTCAGCACTGGGTCGCATTTCCACAGACGGCACAGCGCGGTTGATCAATGGGGACCGCGAGGTTTTCGGTCTCCGCGGACGTTCGGCGGAGCAGCGTATTGCGATCGATCTGCTCCTCGATTCCAACGTCGGCATCGTGTCGCTGGGAGGGCGAGCCGGAACGGGGAAGTCCGCACTCGCACTCTGCGCAGGGCTCGAGGCGGTGCTCGAACGCCAGATGCACCGCAAGATCATGGTCTTCCGTCCGCTCTACGCGGTTGGGGGCCAGGAGCTCGGCTATCTGCCCGGCGACCAAGGCGACAAGATGAACCCGTGGGGACAGGCGGTCTACGACACGCTCGGCTCCGTTGTCTCGCAAAACGTCGTCGACGAAGTGCTCGAACGGGGGCTCATCGAGGTGCTTCCTCTCACGCATATTCGTGGCCGCTCGCTCCACGACGCGTTTGTCATCGTCGATGAGGCGCAATCGCTTGAACGCAATGTGCTGCTCACCGTGCTCTCACGCATCGGGCAAAACTCACGAGTGGTGCTGACACACGACGTCGCTCAGCGCGACAACTTGCGCGTCGGACGCCATGACGGAGTCGCCTCCGTGATCGAGACGCTCAAGGGCCAGGCGCTCTTCGGCCATGTCACGCTCACTCGATCGGAACGCAGCGCGATTGCCGCACTCGTCACAGAGCTGCTCGAGGGTACCGACGTCGCCTGA
- a CDS encoding prepilin peptidase — protein sequence MVEVRAAEVSRSRARWVPLASTFLVTAIVLAVSVGWSWLLLGFVAVAVATWPLIDADVSEHRLPNKIVLPCYPIAVVGLAVHSIVTGDSPALAVIASLGCVTVFALTHFLGGMGMGDVKLVGVLALLLGSLGVTALLVGFTSAFLFGAVAGGWAMATQHRAATHRIPFGPFLLVGFWLGVLAPALRQG from the coding sequence ATGGTCGAGGTTCGCGCAGCGGAGGTTTCACGTTCGCGCGCGCGATGGGTGCCGCTGGCGTCCACTTTTCTTGTCACGGCGATCGTGCTTGCTGTGTCAGTCGGCTGGAGCTGGCTGCTTCTCGGTTTTGTCGCGGTCGCCGTTGCAACCTGGCCACTTATCGACGCCGATGTCTCGGAGCACCGATTGCCGAACAAAATTGTGCTGCCGTGTTACCCGATTGCCGTTGTCGGCCTTGCGGTTCACAGCATCGTGACGGGCGACTCTCCGGCGCTCGCGGTCATCGCGAGTCTGGGGTGCGTCACGGTGTTTGCTCTCACGCACTTTTTGGGAGGAATGGGAATGGGCGACGTCAAACTCGTCGGCGTGCTGGCACTTCTTCTGGGCTCACTCGGTGTGACGGCGCTCCTGGTCGGCTTTACTTCCGCGTTTCTGTTCGGAGCCGTCGCCGGTGGGTGGGCGATGGCGACGCAGCACAGGGCGGCGACTCACCGCATCCCGTTCGGGCCTTTTCTGCTCGTCGGCTTCTGGCTCGGAGTGCTCGCACCTGCCCTGCGACAGGGGTGA
- a CDS encoding aldo/keto reductase, with protein sequence MEQRILGRTGRAVSAVGLGTWQLGADWGDVSEDDALAVLDASAEAGVTFFDTADVYGDGRSESVIGRFRAANPDLPLTVATKMGRRVEQVPENYVLENFRAWTDRSRRNLGVDRLDLVQLHCPPTSVFHSDEVFDALDTLVDDGAIANYGVSVEECDQALAAIARSGTATVQIILNAFRLKPLDAVLPAAIEAGVGVIARVPLASGLLTARYSDDTAFAANDHRSFNRHGEAFDVGETFSGVDYTSGVRAARELAELAPDGATPAQAAIAWVAQQSGVSSVIPGARSVRQARANAEAGGLDPLPAAYLRRVIELYDTNFRATVHNRW encoded by the coding sequence ATGGAACAACGAATCTTGGGGCGCACCGGACGCGCAGTATCGGCCGTCGGTCTCGGCACATGGCAGTTGGGCGCTGACTGGGGCGACGTATCCGAAGACGACGCTCTGGCGGTGCTCGATGCATCGGCCGAAGCCGGGGTGACGTTCTTTGACACGGCCGATGTCTACGGCGATGGGCGCAGCGAATCAGTCATCGGACGCTTCCGCGCGGCGAACCCCGATCTGCCTCTGACCGTCGCCACGAAGATGGGGCGACGGGTGGAGCAGGTTCCTGAGAACTACGTGCTCGAGAATTTTCGTGCATGGACGGACAGATCTCGGCGCAACCTTGGCGTGGACCGGCTCGACCTCGTGCAGCTGCACTGCCCACCGACCAGTGTGTTTCACAGTGACGAAGTCTTTGATGCGCTCGACACCCTCGTCGACGACGGGGCCATCGCGAACTACGGGGTTAGCGTCGAGGAATGCGATCAAGCGCTCGCCGCGATCGCGCGTTCCGGAACGGCGACAGTTCAAATCATCCTCAACGCGTTCAGGCTGAAGCCGCTCGACGCGGTGCTTCCGGCAGCAATCGAGGCGGGAGTGGGGGTCATCGCTCGCGTCCCCTTGGCCTCGGGGCTGCTCACGGCGCGCTACAGCGACGACACCGCGTTCGCGGCAAATGACCACCGCTCATTCAACCGTCACGGTGAGGCCTTCGACGTCGGCGAGACATTCTCGGGTGTCGACTACACGTCGGGCGTGCGTGCGGCACGAGAACTCGCAGAGTTGGCGCCGGACGGCGCCACGCCTGCACAAGCGGCAATCGCGTGGGTGGCGCAGCAGTCAGGGGTCAGCTCTGTGATTCCCGGAGCGCGCTCTGTGCGCCAAGCGCGTGCGAACGCGGAGGCCGGAGGTCTCGACCCGCTGCCCGCGGCATATCTGCGGCGCGTGATCGAGCTCTACGACACGAACTTCCGGGCAACCGTGCACAACCGCTGGTGA
- a CDS encoding class II fumarate hydratase → MPDTEYRIEHDTMGEVRVPINALYGAQTQRAVQNFPISGSGLEPAQISALARIKKSAALANKQLGVLDGDIADAIASAADEVISGTHNAQFPVDTYQTGSGTSSNMNMNEVLATLATQRHGSTVHPNDHVNCSQSSNDVFPTSVHIAVTGALIDELVPALDHLAVALEAKAELWKDAVKSGRTHLMDATPVTLGQEFGGYARQVRLGIERVRASLTRVAEVPLGGTATGTGINTPKGFPQLVISLLQDETELPITEAEDHFEAQANRDGLVETSGALRSIAVSLTKICNDLRWMGSGPNTGLGELHIPDLQPGSSIMPGKVNPVIPEAVLMVAARVIGNDATIAWGGASGSFELNVQIPVMGTALLESIRLLSNASRVLADKTVDGLEANIERAAELAGMSPSTVTPLNKIIGYEAGSKIAKHSVAGSITVREAVVELGYVERGEITEEQLDAALDLLSMTHPN, encoded by the coding sequence GTGCCCGACACCGAGTACCGCATCGAACACGACACAATGGGCGAGGTGCGCGTGCCCATCAATGCGCTCTATGGCGCACAGACTCAGCGCGCCGTGCAGAACTTCCCGATCTCAGGCTCTGGGCTTGAGCCCGCGCAGATCTCGGCGCTCGCGCGCATCAAGAAATCAGCCGCACTGGCCAACAAGCAGCTGGGTGTGCTCGACGGTGACATTGCCGATGCCATCGCGTCGGCCGCAGACGAGGTCATCTCGGGAACGCATAACGCCCAATTCCCCGTCGACACCTACCAGACCGGGTCGGGCACATCTTCGAACATGAACATGAACGAGGTGCTCGCGACACTTGCTACGCAGAGGCACGGCAGCACCGTCCACCCGAACGACCACGTGAACTGCTCGCAGTCATCGAACGACGTCTTTCCGACCTCGGTGCACATCGCCGTGACGGGAGCGCTCATCGATGAGCTCGTTCCCGCCCTTGATCACCTCGCCGTTGCCCTCGAAGCAAAGGCCGAGCTGTGGAAAGATGCGGTGAAGTCGGGCCGGACCCACCTTATGGATGCGACCCCCGTGACGCTCGGGCAGGAGTTCGGCGGCTACGCACGCCAGGTGCGACTGGGAATCGAGCGTGTTCGCGCTTCTCTGACGCGCGTTGCCGAGGTGCCGCTCGGCGGCACGGCAACCGGCACGGGGATCAACACGCCAAAGGGCTTTCCCCAGCTGGTCATCTCGCTGCTGCAAGACGAGACGGAGCTGCCCATCACCGAGGCGGAAGACCACTTCGAGGCGCAGGCGAACCGCGACGGGCTCGTCGAGACTTCTGGGGCGCTTCGCTCGATTGCTGTGAGCCTGACAAAGATCTGCAACGACCTGCGGTGGATGGGCTCTGGCCCCAACACGGGCCTCGGCGAACTTCATATTCCTGACCTTCAGCCGGGATCGTCGATCATGCCGGGCAAGGTAAATCCGGTCATTCCCGAGGCCGTGCTCATGGTTGCAGCGCGAGTGATCGGGAACGACGCGACAATCGCCTGGGGCGGCGCTTCAGGATCCTTCGAACTCAACGTTCAGATCCCTGTCATGGGAACAGCGCTTCTCGAGTCGATCCGCCTGCTGTCCAACGCATCTCGTGTTCTCGCAGACAAGACCGTCGATGGGCTTGAAGCTAACATCGAGCGAGCTGCGGAGCTTGCGGGAATGTCGCCATCGACGGTGACGCCGCTTAACAAGATCATTGGCTACGAGGCCGGTTCGAAGATCGCCAAGCACTCGGTGGCGGGGAGCATCACGGTTCGTGAAGCCGTCGTCGAACTGGGTTACGTCGAGCGTGGCGAGATTACCGAGGAACAGCTTGACGCCGCTCTCGATCTTCTGTCAATGACACACCCGAACTGA
- a CDS encoding carbonic anhydrase gives MPQKRPGKAWAEMMRGNARFVAGEPNHPRQDIGRRESLAHVQHPDVVLFGCSDSRLAAEIIFDKGLGDLFVVRNAGQVVSDSAIGSLEYAVGILNVPLVVVLGHDGCGAVAAAIDSQKPDAAPLPPAIDGLVQQIVPSVKEAAAAASVKPGEADPFEAGRLHIRRTITELLERSEMISDAVANNTLGIVGANYKLAEGRVVADAMVGISELPEG, from the coding sequence ATGCCACAGAAGCGTCCGGGTAAAGCATGGGCAGAGATGATGCGCGGCAACGCGCGATTTGTGGCGGGTGAGCCGAATCATCCGCGTCAAGACATCGGTCGCAGGGAGTCCCTCGCTCACGTGCAGCATCCTGACGTCGTTCTGTTCGGCTGCTCCGACTCGCGGCTTGCCGCCGAGATCATCTTCGACAAAGGCCTCGGAGACCTGTTTGTCGTCCGCAACGCGGGCCAGGTCGTCTCCGATTCAGCGATCGGCTCCCTCGAGTACGCCGTCGGAATCCTGAATGTACCGCTCGTCGTCGTACTCGGGCACGACGGCTGCGGCGCCGTCGCCGCCGCCATCGATTCTCAGAAACCGGATGCCGCTCCGCTGCCACCCGCAATCGACGGTCTTGTGCAGCAGATCGTTCCGTCCGTCAAGGAGGCTGCAGCGGCAGCATCCGTGAAGCCCGGCGAAGCCGACCCGTTCGAAGCGGGACGCCTGCACATTCGCCGCACCATCACCGAGCTGCTTGAACGCTCAGAGATGATCAGCGACGCTGTCGCAAACAACACGCTCGGCATCGTCGGCGCCAATTACAAACTCGCGGAGGGTCGCGTCGTCGCGGATGCGATGGTGGGAATCTCCGAACTGCCCGAGGGCTGA
- a CDS encoding DUF4245 domain-containing protein produces MTRQQKPPRVVAELGRPETPEETAARKAEDSRNYRMRKTVSNLVYALLATLAIVLIIVLIVPRSNTSLLKNVDFHSAAEDAQASRDEVIIDPQLPDGWTSNKAKLSSVRTPQISLWYIGLLTPDEQFIGIKQGFDANATWQSQQLEGALADTTVTIEGITWTVYDNRDGSGPSDPGNIEYALATESGSSTILIYGTAKTDDIRTVAEAIAEQVKANALK; encoded by the coding sequence ATGACACGTCAGCAGAAGCCGCCGCGCGTCGTCGCGGAGCTGGGTCGGCCTGAGACGCCGGAGGAAACTGCGGCCCGCAAAGCCGAAGATTCGCGCAACTATCGCATGCGCAAGACCGTCAGCAATCTCGTGTATGCGCTGCTCGCGACCCTCGCCATCGTGCTCATCATCGTGCTGATCGTGCCACGCTCAAATACGTCGCTGTTGAAGAACGTCGATTTTCATTCGGCGGCGGAAGACGCGCAGGCCTCGCGCGATGAAGTGATCATCGATCCGCAGCTCCCCGATGGCTGGACGAGCAACAAGGCGAAGCTGAGTTCCGTGCGAACCCCGCAGATCTCCTTGTGGTACATCGGCCTGCTCACTCCAGACGAGCAGTTCATCGGCATCAAGCAGGGGTTCGACGCCAACGCCACCTGGCAATCGCAGCAGCTTGAGGGAGCACTCGCCGACACCACGGTGACGATCGAGGGCATCACCTGGACGGTGTACGACAACCGTGACGGCTCTGGACCGAGCGATCCAGGCAATATCGAATACGCCCTCGCCACCGAGTCGGGCTCCAGCACGATTCTCATCTACGGAACGGCAAAGACCGACGATATCCGCACTGTTGCGGAGGCCATTGCCGAGCAGGTCAAGGCCAACGCACTCAAGTGA
- a CDS encoding exodeoxyribonuclease VII small subunit, with amino-acid sequence MPSSPDVSALSYEEARDELVRVVTELEQGASTLEQSLALWERGEALAARCEEWLLGAKKRLEAARVAQSEVADDE; translated from the coding sequence ATGCCTTCTTCCCCCGACGTGTCAGCCCTGAGCTACGAGGAAGCCCGCGACGAACTGGTTCGCGTCGTCACCGAGCTTGAACAGGGGGCGTCGACACTCGAGCAGTCGCTCGCGCTCTGGGAGCGCGGCGAGGCCCTTGCCGCGCGGTGCGAGGAGTGGCTGCTCGGAGCAAAGAAGCGCCTCGAAGCCGCGCGGGTGGCCCAGAGTGAGGTCGCAGACGACGAATGA
- the xseA gene encoding exodeoxyribonuclease VII large subunit — translation MANAPATMENPWPVAQLGHKLHEYIERLGTVWIEGEITQWGVSGRNVYGKLKDVTADATVSFTIWQSVRQKIPADLKQGDRVVALVKVNYWVKGGSLTVQILQMKHVGLGDLLERLERLRAQLASEGLFDAGRKKKLPFLPDCVGLITGKDSDAEKDVLRNAQLRWPAVEFRVRHAAVQGERTVADVVAAISELDADPGVDVIIVARGGGDFQNLLGFSDEAVVRAAAACTTPLVSAIGHEADRPLLDEVADLRASTPTDAAKRVVPDVAEQQLIVQQARARIAGRLTTLITHEIGRLEQLRSRPAFATHTWIVDQRAEELTRYVARGAELIDRRLEREQNRTSELAASVRALSPQRTLDRGYAIAQTDDGQVVRSTQDAPEGAEFSVTLADGAIGAVSRGTTER, via the coding sequence ATGGCAAACGCCCCCGCGACGATGGAGAACCCGTGGCCCGTCGCTCAGCTGGGACACAAGCTTCACGAGTACATCGAGCGACTCGGCACCGTGTGGATCGAAGGCGAGATCACCCAGTGGGGCGTGTCTGGCCGCAATGTGTACGGCAAGCTCAAGGACGTCACCGCAGACGCCACGGTGAGCTTCACGATCTGGCAATCGGTTCGTCAGAAGATTCCGGCAGATCTCAAGCAGGGCGACCGCGTTGTCGCTCTCGTCAAAGTGAATTACTGGGTCAAGGGCGGCAGCCTGACCGTGCAGATTCTGCAGATGAAGCATGTCGGACTCGGCGACCTGCTCGAACGTCTCGAACGACTTCGCGCGCAGCTCGCCTCCGAGGGGCTCTTCGACGCGGGGCGCAAGAAGAAGCTGCCGTTCCTGCCCGACTGCGTCGGCCTGATCACGGGTAAGGACTCGGATGCTGAGAAAGACGTGCTGCGCAATGCCCAGCTGCGCTGGCCTGCGGTCGAATTCCGTGTACGGCACGCAGCAGTTCAAGGCGAGCGCACCGTCGCTGACGTCGTTGCGGCGATCTCCGAGCTCGACGCCGATCCGGGTGTCGACGTCATCATCGTGGCGCGAGGGGGTGGAGATTTTCAAAATCTCCTCGGATTCTCCGACGAGGCAGTCGTGCGTGCCGCCGCCGCGTGCACCACTCCTCTGGTCAGCGCCATCGGGCACGAAGCCGACCGGCCACTGCTCGACGAGGTCGCCGACCTCAGAGCATCGACTCCGACGGATGCCGCTAAGCGCGTCGTTCCCGATGTCGCCGAGCAGCAGCTCATCGTTCAGCAGGCACGAGCTCGCATTGCCGGGCGCTTGACCACGCTGATCACTCACGAGATCGGTCGCCTCGAGCAGCTTCGCTCGCGCCCGGCTTTCGCCACCCACACGTGGATCGTCGATCAGCGCGCCGAAGAACTCACACGGTACGTCGCGCGCGGCGCCGAGCTCATCGACCGCCGTCTCGAGCGCGAGCAGAACCGCACGAGTGAGCTCGCCGCCTCGGTGCGTGCGCTGTCGCCGCAGCGCACACTCGATCGCGGGTACGCGATCGCGCAGACAGACGACGGGCAGGTTGTGCGCTCAACACAGGATGCCCCCGAAGGCGCGGAGTTCTCCGTCACGCTCGCTGACGGCGCGATTGGCGCTGTCTCGCGTGGTACGACCGAGCGATGA